DNA sequence from the Candidatus Zixiibacteriota bacterium genome:
TGTATGCGGCAACATCAGCTAAACGCAAAAGAGAATCGGCGCCGGCATAGTCCCGAAAGGGAGCGAGCCGTCCATTCTGTTTTGCGATCTCAAGCTGGGCTGTCTGAAAAAGCACTTTTGCGAGTTTCATAGATTCCGGCGCATACCGGTCGACTTCGGCCGTTTCGGCCGTTTCCACCGATTGCTTTGCTGTCGATAAAAGTGCTTGAGGAGCATCCTGACAGCTTATAAAAAGTGACAAAACAAAAATGAGCGCGGCCGAAAGCCATAGTTGTTTGACAGCTTCGGTCAGCATCGAAATGATAGTAAACGGTTTCTTCATGTTTTCTCTGACATTCAAGAAAATGGGGCGGCATAACAGTTTATACCGCCCCGCAATCTGGTCGATTCAGAAGATAATTACATCTTTCCTGACTTCATCGCAGCGGCATTGGCAACTTCGCTGGCGACCCGATTGGCATTTTCCATAACGGCCTCAAGCTTGGTCTTGGCGGTCATATAGCTTCCGGCATTGAAATCATTCTGAGCTTCCTGGAAGGTGGCAGCCACGCTGACAAGGTCGGTTTTAATGAGTTCAATTTCTGCTCTGTTACCTTTGCCCACCGGGGCTTTGGCGACAACGGCATTGGCTGAATCAAGAGCAGCCTGGGCGTTGGTAATCATGGTCATGACTTCCTGCTTCATAGCTTCCTTGGCAGTCGCGGCATCGGCCTCGGCCTGTTTGGACAATGCTTCGGCGCGGACAAACATATCTTTGGAACTGCCGTACGAACGGAAAAGCGCAAATTTGCTATCCTGTTCGGTCTTGGCGGCCATGGCGGCATTCAAAGTGTCCATTGCCATACGGTATGAGGCCGGAGCATACTGCTCGGCTTCGGCTGACATGGCAGTCTGCGAAGCGGTTTGCGCGGCGGTCATTTCGGCATCGGGAGCCTTGCCGCAACCAACAAATGCGAGCAACGCTACGAGTGTGAGACCGAGTGCGGCTTTCTTAATCATTACTGATCCTTTCTTCCTTCTTGCCCTTCCGGACAAATACTGTGGAACTGCGGCTGTGAGAGCTATTCGCAACTCCGATTTATTAATGTTTGTTACTCTACCATTTAACGGCTTGCCATTCAATGGCCTGCACCAGAATAAGACGGAGGCTTTTACTCCCCACTCATTCGCTGTCGGACAATAACAATAACATGTTAAGTACTTGTTGATGTCTAACAGGGCGTGAAGATACAGCGTTTTAAATTTATTTGTCAATTTAAAAGGGAAATATGTGGAAAATTTCACAAGGAACGGGTAAAAATAGGTCGATTTTGACCTAAATGACTCATATTTTAAGAGCTTTCAGACACGGCTAAGAGAACTGGTGGCTGGTGTACGTTCCCCCACGGCGGGCAGGCCGCGGCAACTCAGTTCTCTTTCTCTTGTAGCGACGAACACCCGTGGTTCGGCGATTCTGTATTCCACACGAATAAACCCTCACCCTCATATCTCCCAGAAGCAAAGGGTAAAGAAAAGATCGCACCTCAAGCAGTGTGGTACAAGTTTTTCTCATTATGAAGGAAGACCGTCAGGTCACACCGCCCTAAGAAGGTCGGCAAGACCAGACGGAACTGGGGAAGATCACACCGTCCCGACGAATGTCGGGAATGTGGTACAAGAATCCGACGCCCGTTCCCCACCAATAAGTCGTTGGAATATTACCCCTATGCCTTGACCAGTTTCCTATACCTATTTCTGCGGTTTTCAAAGAGTTTGCCGCCAAGTTCTTTGGCGCGCCAGTCTTCGTAATCGCGGAAATTGCCGGTGAACCACCTGACTTGACCAGCCCCCTCAAAGACCAAAAGATGGGTGCAGATTCTATCGAGAAAAAACCGATCGTGGCTTATCGCAAGCACGCAGCCGCTGAAATTTTGAATCGCCTCTTCGAGCATGCGAAGGGTATTGACATCAAGGTCATTTGTCGGTTCATCGAGAAGCACAACATTGCCGCCGACTTTGAGGACTTTGGCAAGGTAGGCGCGGTTGAGCTCTCCGCCCGATAGTTCTGTGACCTGTTTTTGCTGATCAGAACCTTTGAAATCAAACATAGAGAGATAAGTACGTAACGGGATTGCTCGTTTGCCTATCATAATTTCTTCGGCTCCTTCGCCAATTTCCTGCAACAGGCTTTGGCCAGATTTGAGGGCCTCGCGGCCTTGGTCGGCATAAGCAAATTTAACCGTGGAACCGATTGACACCTGCCCGGAATCAGGTTTCAAGTTTCCCGTTACCAATTTGAGCAGAGTTGTTTTGCCAATTCCGTTCGGCCCTATAAGTCCGACAATTGCCCCTTTGGGAATTGAAAAACTCACATCATCAATCAGCGGCTCTCCGCCGAACCCTTTGGAGACTGATGCAAACTCAATAACTTTATCGCCGAGTTCCGGGCCGGGCGCGATTTGAATCCCGGAAACATCATCCCGTTCCTTTGATGATTTCTCACGCGCAACCAACTGCTCATACTCAATAAGGCGGGTGCGGGTAAGCTCATGTTTATCTTTGTTGCTCATCTTAATCCAGGCCAACTCGCGTTCGAGCGCGCGTCCACGATGACTTTCTTTTTTCTCAGCCGCGGCGAGTTTACCGAGCTTTTGTTCTAACCATGAAGTATAGTTTCCTTCGTAAGGTATCCCCTGTCCCATATCGAGTTCCAAAATCCATTTGGTAATATTATCCAGAAAGTAGCGGTCATGGGTGACAATGATAACTGTACCGGGATATTCGCGGAGCTGGTTTTCGAGCCAGTCGACCGTTTCGGCATCAAGATGGTTGGTCGGTTCATCGAGAAGGAGCAAATCGGGACGTTCCAAGAGCGCCTTGCACAGCGCGACTCTCCTGCGTTCACCGCCGCTCAGGGTTTTTACCACACGCTCATCATCGGGCAAACAGAGGGCGTCGCTTGCCTGATCAAGTTTTTGATCCAAATTCCAGGCATCGGCGGCATCGAGTTTATCCTGAAGTGTCGCCATTTTATCCATTGCGGCAGTCATGGCATCATCAGACATCGGTTCGGCAAGTGAGGCGGTTATTTTGTCATAATCGGCCACCAGTTTCATCGTCTCGGAAAAAGCCGATTGAAGTGTCTGGCGAACCGAGAGCGAGTCATCGAGTTTAGGCTCCTGCATCACAATCCCGGCGCGATACCCTTTACTGAGTTCAGCCTTGCCGTTGAATTCCTGGTCAATTCCAGCCATGACTCGCAGGACGGTCGATTTTCCTGAACCGTTTGAGCCGACGATGCCGATTTTGGCGCCGGGATAAAAACTGAGATAGATATCTTTGAGGACATGCTTCTGGCCGTAATGTTTGTTCAGGCCAGCCATCGTGTAAATATATTGTTCCGCCATTAGAAATTCCCTAAAAATGAGACTGTTAGCTGTTTAATTCAGGCCCGCCCGCCCGCTAATGGTGGGAAGGTAGCGATAAGCGGAATCTTGCACAAGTGATTTACTGATGAGATATACAGCCAGTGCTTTCTCCGTTCAAAGAGCCTCAAACGCCGGAAAAAATGTGATGGCAGAACCTCCTATTATGATGTAGACTATGGCAAATAAATATCAATTCATCAACGTGTGAGGAGACTATGTTTACAACAGTCGACGATTTCGCAAAATCATGGCAGAATGAATCTGGCAAAACCCTCAAACTCCTGCAGACGCTGACCGATGCCTCCCTATCGCAAGCTGTCGCTTCAAATCACAGGACACTTGGAAGAATCGCATGGCATATCACAACCACCATTCCTGAAATGATGGGACAGGCCGGAGTTAAGTTGACCAAAGTTCAGGGCGGGGATCCGATGCCGCCAAGCGCGGATATGATCCGCAAACTCTATGACCTTGCCTCAAAAGAATTGCTGTCCAAGATCAAGTCTGACTGGAACGATGGCCTGCTTCACAACGAAGACAACATGTACGGCATGCAGTGGAAACGGGGACTGACGCTCATGATACTTATCAACCACGAAGCCCATCACCGCGGCCAGATGACAGTTCTCATGCGCCAAGCGGGACTGCCGGTGACCGGCGCATACGGGCCATCGTTTGAGGAATGGGGCGGCATGGGGATGAAACCACCGGTGATCTGATTTTCGCGAACGAGTATTTGAATTGCTGAGTTAATTCGTAAGTCAGTCCCGCGGCGGCGGGGTATCCAGGGTAAATAGTCGTGCACTCCACCTCGCCGGAATGGGGTACCCGAATCCACGCAGTCATTTCGCAGTGAGTCGTTGCGAGGAACGAAGTGACGAAGCAATCTCAGTTCTCCGATATTCGTAGGTCAGTCCGCCGCGGCGGACTGACCCCTTAAATTTTGTGCAGTCAGGCGCCCCCGCCTGACTGTCTAAAATGTGTCGGGTAGGGGCGCCCGACACCACGTTGCACACACTCTGGCAGCGAATTTCGCTTGCTGGACTTCGAATGATGGCATATATAGCAGCGAGGAGTCATCCAAAATACAATATGACTGATATTAGTCCTAAGCTAAAAGGCAAGATTTCCGACTTTGTTGATACCAGCGTCCTACCTTTCTTAATCCAGAAATTCAATCCTTCTATCCCCACATTGTTGAAACAAGTTTTCGAGAATGACTATCTTTTAGACTCGTCTAAGCAGAAAAGCGATGCCGAGATCCGAATCCGAAAATTCGGCCACCTTGACCATGAAGATTTTCAGACTGTCCTAAAGATTGTCATTTTTCAGCAAGGAATTCAAGCTCGATCCGGCCGACATACAAGTTTTCTATGACGTAAAAAAATTCAGGGATAATGCGCTCGCACACAATCGCCGTCGCCAAGGCGGTACCCCTCGAAACGAAAGAGATTTTGCAACTGGTCTAGCCTCAATACCCAAAATGCTTGCAATTCTCTCAGCGCCAGAGGATTTAACTTCTAAGACTCATGCCTTAGAAGTGGAGTCCGTTCCTAGTGATATCAAGAAAACCCTTCAAGATAACTTCGATAGCGAGTCCCAACGGGCTGACTCTCCATCAGCCAAATCGGTCCACTCTAAGTCTTTCCAGTTTCCGCAAAACATTACTTGGCTGAGCCAAATTACTGAGAACCGCACTGGTTCCTTAACCGATAAGTTTGTCGGTCGCAAAAATCTGATGAACAAAATCGAAAACGAGGTGGTAGCCAGACACAAATCTTCATGGTTATTTTTTGCTCCACCTGGTTTTGGGAAATCTGCGATTGCGGCATCTTTGTTCGGGAGACTAAAACAACCACAGTGGCAACAAGGGCAACAAACAATTTATGTCGCCATTCATTATATCCTGTATAATGACAGCCTGACTCACGAGATCATCAATATGGGGCTCAGCCTTGCAAAGCAATTGAGCGACTCATTGAATATGCCTATTTTTTCTCAAGAAGAACAACCACATCTCGATAGCGTTAACATTGCGCACTGGTTGTCTGACGTTCTCAAAACATTCTCTTCGCCGGAAAGAAAGTTTATCTTTATCGTCGATGGGATCGATGAAGCGCCTGATGGGACTAGATCAAAAATCATTGCCTTTCTCAAAACAATAGCCGAGTCGGGATTGGTCACTCCAGTAATTCTTTCGAGAGACATTAAAGAGTTCGACTGTGATCCGGATATGACTTTAAGCTTCACAGATGAGGAACAACTAAAAGATATTTTTGATTACGTGAAACGTGAACTCGCTACCTGGCGTTCCGAAGAAATTCGAGAACAGTGGTCGAATGCAATTTCCAAGGCAACAGATGGCCAATTTATATATGCAAAGTACGTTGTTATTGGTGTTTTGAATGATATTTATCTAAACGTAGAGGAAATCGAGCAACTGCCAAAAAAATTGAAAGACCTGTATAAACGGACTCTTGATGACTTGGGGAAGTCGCACAGCGATGGAACAGTGTTTCTTGATCATATTGTTCCATTTTTGTCGACATTGCTCGTATCCGAAGGTAGCGTATGGTTAGATGTTTTGGTGGCCATACTCGAACAAAGAGGCATAGATGCTCGGTATACGCAATCGGTTATTAGCAAACTAAGGCAATGGTTGCGGGATTATCCCGATTCACCGTCACACCAAATCGAGCTTTGCCACAAGACGCTCCACGACTTCTTGTTATTGGATGAAGTGATCAGTTCAGAGCTTACCAAGGCACATTTAGAGTGGGCAAAGTACTTTATTGAGAATCTTGAGGAACAGGATCATTACGATCAGGTTGTCACACACATTCAAAAGGGCGGCAGTTCCGACCTTCTCATGGAATTACTTGGGAAGACAGATTACCTGAAAAATATTGCCATCGGCAAAAAACTTAGACCCTCGCACGAAGACGAAGAAGAAGAAGATCGAGTGTGTTACCCCGATGAGACGGTCGATTACTTTCTTCATTTTTGGCTCCCAGCTATCGAACATCCTATATTTGGAGAGTATGGAGGAATCCCCTCGTTGGCTGGAAGAGGTGTTGACTGCTCATCACTTGTGCTTCGCTTCAGTTTATTTGATAAATTGTTTCGGTATTTGGACAAGATACCTGGAAGTATAATTAATTTGGCACAAATAAATCCCAGGCATTGTGAAGACATCCTTCCCTTGATGGGAAAACGACAACCTGAATACTTGGCACTTAGAGAATTGGGCGTTATTAACCTACCCTATTCTTTTGAGCAAACGCTCTTGAATCCGCGTCCCGGACAAGGTCTAATTTCAGGGGTGGATCGTTCTTTAAGAGGCACATCCGAACTGGTAACTGAGATTAGAAATATTGAGCCGGTAGAGTCAGAGTCCGCCAGTGCCCAGTTCTATCAACAGTACCACCAGTTGAGCTTGCTTCATAATCTGGTTTATGCACCTGACTGCATCGAATATTCCGCACTCGTTAGAACAATTACTCGAGAGGTAATTGGATCTATTATAGGGTGCATCAATTCGGATGAAGATCCGATATTATATAAGCAATTCTATCACGTCCATCGCGGTGAAATGGTATTGAACTCGGATATTTTTCAAGACTACTGGTATTTTGTTTTGAAACGATGGCCAGATTTTTTCTTTGAGATATTGACGAATTTCGAACAACTTAGCGCCAGTGGCAGAATCCGCACTCGCAGACGGAGTTGTGATAGAAAGTGGAATGAGTACGAGGCTTTGAAAGTCATAAGCTGGGCGGTCGTATGCTACCTACCAAAACCCGAATTGAAGGACGCCATCGTGCGTCTTTCAAACATTTTTCCTCCGTCGAACGCGTATGATAAAATATTCTCAAGTGGTCTCGATATCTTTCGGTATTGTTTTGAAGTAAGCGACGACGAATTATTCGAAACTATAGACCGACTAGCGCCGGGATTCAGCGATGTTGCAAGAGTACAATCCTCGAGGATGTGGTCAAAACTTCTTGAAGGAGAAAGGACAGACGTTGACTTCGTAGTACTGAGAGATTCGCTCAAGTAGTTCTGATTTTATATCGAGCGCCGAGGTGATCAAATCCAAATATGAGATTGCCACGCCACGTCTAAGAAGTCGCGGCCCGCAATGACGGGGCTGCCTGACCTACAATTATCGGAGAAGATGGATTCTCCGCCACGGCGGACTGGAATGACATGTGATAAAATTTCTTTGTCATCGCACAAAGCGTCTCGACATTCGTTGGGACGGTGGGTATCAATATCGGTGCGCGACCGGGACGTCCCGCACGAAGACTAACACTGTCTGCCCACTTTCCCGCCGTGGCCGAGTGTGGTACAAGATTACGAGTGTAGTGTTTCAGTACGTCATTGCGAGTTTCACTTTCTGAAGTGAAACGTGGCAATCTCATGTTCTCCGATATTCGTAGATCATACCTTCCGGTGCCCCTATATCCGTTCTTCGTGCGGGACGTCCCGGTCGCGCACCAAAGTTAAAGCGACGCTCACGGCAGCAGACTAACATGAGATTGCCACGCCACGTCTAAGAAGCCGCGGCTCGCAATGACGGGTTGAGGATTTAGTTTTAACAAGAGCAATCTGAGATGTATAATATGCATAGAATAAAGGGAGACAATTTTGGCCAAACAGACATTTGATCAACGAGCAGACCCAGCATCATTAGCACGGGCGAATAGACTACTCGCTGGAGTGGAACGACACGAACTAGTGGCGACTAAATCAAATCCGCGTGAACAGTCTACTGTACCAAATTACTTTCTATCATTCAAGACTCGCGAAAATATTTGTATTGCAAATCTGTGTTTGTGGGATAACGGAACTGTGGCCGTAGAATTCCGACATCCCGACTTTCTCGCTCCAGAGCATTTGGACGATACAGATGTCAAACTTTACGGTAGCATGAGCTGGCCACAATATCGTTACCGTGATCACAATCGAGAAGCAAAGGCTTTAAGACTATTGTCTTCTTATCTCGATATGATAGGACCAGCCGTGCTTGCAAGACAGGTGGCCATACGTGGATCTAGTAAGGCGGAGCGTTCTCTACGAAACAGACTAAAGGAGCTCTTTCCGACAACAAGCTTTACTTACAATTATCGCGGCTTCGACTGGTTAGGAAAATTGGAACTTGACATCGTACTAACTGGTGAAAATCTTGCAATCGAAGTTCAAGGAGAGCAACATTTCAAGCCAGTGTGGGGAGAAGAGCATCTTTTAAGAATTACGATAAACGATTCCAAGAAAGCGATGCTTTGTGAAAAGAATGGATTTTCTTTGATAAGAATTACAACGGCTCAGGCTCTCAGAATTTCGAATGAAGATTTAAAGGCGGTTGTTCAAAAAGCAATCACTAACAAATGCAGTCTGATCGATATAGGATAAATTCGAAGAATACCCCCCCTACTCCAGCGTCTTCACCCTCTCGACCAGCGCGTTGAAAATATCAGGTCTTGACTTGTCATTGCCAGCAATTCTATATTCTTTCAACGCCTGCTTTAATGTCTCAACACCCTGTTTCGTCTTGCCCAGCCCAATCTCAATTTCGCCCATCTCCTCAAGCGCCTGAGCGATGGCATCATGGTCTTCCAGCCGCTCCGCCCAAGCCAGCATCGGGCGAATCCATTTTGCGGCCTCGTCATATTCCCCCAGATGGCGATAGGTCATGCCTATGTGATAATCGGCAAACAGTTTCGAGCGTTCAGCCGAATGACGCCAGTGGTATTCGCGCGAAGTGATATAGGCCGCAAGCGCACTATCATAGGCTTTCATCTCATAAAATGTGGCGCCAAGATTATTCCAAAGCGGCCCAAGCCAGCTTGGGACTTCGCCTTCCTCGGCGGCGGCGATCCCCTGTCGGCTCCAATCGATGCGCTCTTCGGGTTTCTCGCAGACAATCGCAAGCATATTTGCGGCATCGACCGCCCGCGCCCAAAGGTTGTTGGTTCGACAGTATTCATGCAGTTCCATAAACGTCTCACGGGATTTGGGAAGGCTGTCCTCTTTCCATTCGAAGCGTCCCCGCACACTCAAATACCGACTCCAGCCCATCTGGTCACTCTGATTGGCCCGAATCTTCGCTTTTTCAAGAATAGGTCGGCCTTCTTCAATGCGGTTCAGCCCAATATACATACGGGCCATCTGTGAAAGGGCCTCGGTCTCAATTGACGGATTGAACTCTTTGCGGGCCAGCGCGGCGGCCGAATCGTATTGTTCAAGCGCGGTCGCATAGTCGCGCTTTTGAAAGGTCGAGTCGGCCAGCTTTAACAGTGAATCGGCAGTGATTTCAGCCTGTGGATCAATCATAGTTGCCTTGTTTGGCTTGGATATTCGGTCTATTGCATCTGCTGGCGCAATAAATATGGCGGCTATGGCTAATACGATAGTGCCGATGGACACGAAAAGTCTCATTATGTCTCCTTGGTGGTAGCATCCGTTCAAGTATAATCGATACTTTCCTATATTTCAACTAGAGACAAAGCTAAATCCCTGCTTGCTTTAGCCGTTGACCCGTTGAACCGCC
Encoded proteins:
- a CDS encoding DUF4398 domain-containing protein, producing the protein MIKKAALGLTLVALLAFVGCGKAPDAEMTAAQTASQTAMSAEAEQYAPASYRMAMDTLNAAMAAKTEQDSKFALFRSYGSSKDMFVRAEALSKQAEADAATAKEAMKQEVMTMITNAQAALDSANAVVAKAPVGKGNRAEIELIKTDLVSVAATFQEAQNDFNAGSYMTAKTKLEAVMENANRVASEVANAAAMKSGKM
- the ettA gene encoding energy-dependent translational throttle protein EttA — protein: MAEQYIYTMAGLNKHYGQKHVLKDIYLSFYPGAKIGIVGSNGSGKSTVLRVMAGIDQEFNGKAELSKGYRAGIVMQEPKLDDSLSVRQTLQSAFSETMKLVADYDKITASLAEPMSDDAMTAAMDKMATLQDKLDAADAWNLDQKLDQASDALCLPDDERVVKTLSGGERRRVALCKALLERPDLLLLDEPTNHLDAETVDWLENQLREYPGTVIIVTHDRYFLDNITKWILELDMGQGIPYEGNYTSWLEQKLGKLAAAEKKESHRGRALERELAWIKMSNKDKHELTRTRLIEYEQLVAREKSSKERDDVSGIQIAPGPELGDKVIEFASVSKGFGGEPLIDDVSFSIPKGAIVGLIGPNGIGKTTLLKLVTGNLKPDSGQVSIGSTVKFAYADQGREALKSGQSLLQEIGEGAEEIMIGKRAIPLRTYLSMFDFKGSDQQKQVTELSGGELNRAYLAKVLKVGGNVVLLDEPTNDLDVNTLRMLEEAIQNFSGCVLAISHDRFFLDRICTHLLVFEGAGQVRWFTGNFRDYEDWRAKELGGKLFENRRNRYRKLVKA
- a CDS encoding DinB family protein, translating into MFTTVDDFAKSWQNESGKTLKLLQTLTDASLSQAVASNHRTLGRIAWHITTTIPEMMGQAGVKLTKVQGGDPMPPSADMIRKLYDLASKELLSKIKSDWNDGLLHNEDNMYGMQWKRGLTLMILINHEAHHRGQMTVLMRQAGLPVTGAYGPSFEEWGGMGMKPPVI
- a CDS encoding ATP-binding protein — protein: MSFFSKEFKLDPADIQVFYDVKKFRDNALAHNRRRQGGTPRNERDFATGLASIPKMLAILSAPEDLTSKTHALEVESVPSDIKKTLQDNFDSESQRADSPSAKSVHSKSFQFPQNITWLSQITENRTGSLTDKFVGRKNLMNKIENEVVARHKSSWLFFAPPGFGKSAIAASLFGRLKQPQWQQGQQTIYVAIHYILYNDSLTHEIINMGLSLAKQLSDSLNMPIFSQEEQPHLDSVNIAHWLSDVLKTFSSPERKFIFIVDGIDEAPDGTRSKIIAFLKTIAESGLVTPVILSRDIKEFDCDPDMTLSFTDEEQLKDIFDYVKRELATWRSEEIREQWSNAISKATDGQFIYAKYVVIGVLNDIYLNVEEIEQLPKKLKDLYKRTLDDLGKSHSDGTVFLDHIVPFLSTLLVSEGSVWLDVLVAILEQRGIDARYTQSVISKLRQWLRDYPDSPSHQIELCHKTLHDFLLLDEVISSELTKAHLEWAKYFIENLEEQDHYDQVVTHIQKGGSSDLLMELLGKTDYLKNIAIGKKLRPSHEDEEEEDRVCYPDETVDYFLHFWLPAIEHPIFGEYGGIPSLAGRGVDCSSLVLRFSLFDKLFRYLDKIPGSIINLAQINPRHCEDILPLMGKRQPEYLALRELGVINLPYSFEQTLLNPRPGQGLISGVDRSLRGTSELVTEIRNIEPVESESASAQFYQQYHQLSLLHNLVYAPDCIEYSALVRTITREVIGSIIGCINSDEDPILYKQFYHVHRGEMVLNSDIFQDYWYFVLKRWPDFFFEILTNFEQLSASGRIRTRRRSCDRKWNEYEALKVISWAVVCYLPKPELKDAIVRLSNIFPPSNAYDKIFSSGLDIFRYCFEVSDDELFETIDRLAPGFSDVARVQSSRMWSKLLEGERTDVDFVVLRDSLK
- a CDS encoding tetratricopeptide repeat protein, which gives rise to MRLFVSIGTIVLAIAAIFIAPADAIDRISKPNKATMIDPQAEITADSLLKLADSTFQKRDYATALEQYDSAAALARKEFNPSIETEALSQMARMYIGLNRIEEGRPILEKAKIRANQSDQMGWSRYLSVRGRFEWKEDSLPKSRETFMELHEYCRTNNLWARAVDAANMLAIVCEKPEERIDWSRQGIAAAEEGEVPSWLGPLWNNLGATFYEMKAYDSALAAYITSREYHWRHSAERSKLFADYHIGMTYRHLGEYDEAAKWIRPMLAWAERLEDHDAIAQALEEMGEIEIGLGKTKQGVETLKQALKEYRIAGNDKSRPDIFNALVERVKTLE